Proteins from a single region of Chloroherpeton thalassium ATCC 35110:
- the rnr gene encoding ribonuclease R codes for MVTEFLVRQGQKAIAAEIIHYLTENEQKRYRSTELAGLLGYNESNDLPGFWYVLHKLQDEGTIDKDSDRCYGLPGHKNNPISEQLTSETGFKDAAKNHYKKDEIYTGELSTHPNGYGFVSVTDYDDDVFISAKMLNGALDGDIVEVRVTSVPSTYSSRSTPHERCEGVITQVQKRVRQEFVGVLRRRNRKFMLIPDNSRILPEINIKLKDSQDAKDGDKVVVHQLAFHKDGSIQAVVKDILGPAGSSAVEITSIARSLGIDETFPDAVLEETRQIPETIVESVFENRLDLRAKSVFTIDPFDAKDFDDALSIEDLGSGKYEVGIHIADVSHFVTEGSLLDIEAQRRSTSVYLVDRVIPMLPSMLSENVCSLRPKEDRLAYSALVQLNDEGNVLDYRFEKTLINSKRRFTYEEAQKIISSGKGEFCYELQLLNSLGKLLSAKRFENGGIDFDTEEIKFRLDEKGEPIELIKKIRLESHRLIEEFMLLANRLVAMHISSKYQDKKHEYPSIFRVHDSPRPERIVQLSEFVTKLGFKLELKKNALNNPTVSSKGLRSLLEQVKGSNVEILVNEIALRSMAKAIYHEKNIGHFGLGFDYYTHFTSPIRRYPDLIVHRLLYEYENRRKSRKKVPQKRIAELRSKIPLVCEQASAQEQNAAEAERDSIKLKQVEYMAGHIGAKFKGIISGVTEFGIFVRLVDIGSEGLVHIKNLLDDYYEFDQKTYSLVGKRTHRRLQIGSKLTVQVIDVDMRKRTIDLEIIKN; via the coding sequence ATGGTAACGGAGTTTTTAGTTCGACAAGGCCAAAAAGCCATTGCCGCCGAAATTATCCACTACCTAACCGAAAATGAACAAAAACGCTATCGCTCGACCGAGCTGGCTGGGCTTTTAGGCTACAACGAATCAAACGACCTGCCCGGCTTTTGGTATGTCTTGCACAAACTTCAAGACGAAGGCACGATTGATAAAGATAGCGACCGCTGCTATGGACTTCCTGGCCACAAAAACAACCCGATTTCAGAGCAATTAACCAGCGAAACCGGCTTTAAAGATGCAGCCAAAAATCATTACAAAAAGGACGAAATCTACACGGGTGAGCTTTCAACGCATCCTAACGGTTATGGGTTTGTCTCCGTCACCGATTATGATGACGACGTGTTTATTTCTGCCAAAATGCTCAATGGCGCGCTGGATGGCGATATTGTTGAAGTGCGGGTGACATCTGTTCCGAGCACATACAGCTCGCGCTCGACACCGCACGAGCGTTGCGAAGGCGTCATTACCCAGGTTCAAAAACGTGTTCGTCAGGAATTTGTTGGCGTGCTTCGTCGCCGCAACCGCAAGTTTATGTTGATTCCCGATAACAGCCGCATTTTACCTGAAATCAACATTAAACTCAAAGACTCGCAGGACGCAAAAGACGGCGATAAAGTTGTGGTTCATCAGCTTGCCTTCCATAAGGATGGCTCTATTCAAGCTGTGGTGAAAGATATTTTAGGGCCAGCCGGTTCGTCGGCTGTTGAAATCACGTCTATCGCCCGCTCGCTTGGCATCGATGAAACGTTTCCCGACGCGGTTCTTGAAGAAACACGACAAATTCCAGAAACCATCGTCGAGAGCGTTTTCGAAAATCGACTTGATTTACGCGCCAAAAGCGTTTTTACCATCGATCCGTTCGACGCCAAAGATTTTGACGACGCCCTTTCCATCGAAGATTTGGGTAGCGGAAAATATGAAGTCGGCATTCACATTGCGGATGTTTCGCACTTCGTCACGGAAGGCAGTTTGCTCGATATCGAAGCGCAGCGCCGCTCCACTTCGGTTTACTTGGTCGATCGCGTGATTCCCATGCTGCCGTCGATGCTTTCGGAAAATGTCTGCAGTTTGCGGCCCAAAGAAGACCGATTGGCCTACTCTGCTCTTGTGCAACTCAACGACGAAGGAAACGTGCTGGATTATCGTTTTGAGAAAACGCTCATCAACTCAAAGCGCCGTTTCACCTACGAAGAAGCGCAGAAAATCATCAGTTCCGGCAAAGGCGAATTTTGTTACGAACTTCAGCTTTTAAATTCGCTGGGAAAACTGCTTTCGGCCAAACGCTTCGAAAATGGCGGCATCGATTTCGACACCGAAGAAATCAAATTCCGATTGGATGAAAAAGGAGAACCCATTGAGCTCATCAAGAAAATTCGGTTGGAAAGCCATCGCTTAATTGAAGAATTTATGCTTTTAGCAAACCGATTGGTTGCCATGCATATTTCATCAAAATACCAGGACAAGAAGCACGAGTATCCGTCCATTTTCCGTGTGCACGATTCGCCGCGTCCCGAGCGCATTGTTCAGCTTTCGGAATTCGTGACGAAACTTGGCTTTAAGTTAGAATTGAAAAAAAATGCGCTCAACAACCCAACCGTTTCGTCAAAAGGCTTGCGCTCGCTTCTGGAGCAAGTGAAAGGCAGCAACGTGGAAATTCTGGTCAATGAAATCGCTTTGCGCTCGATGGCAAAAGCCATTTACCATGAAAAAAACATTGGGCATTTTGGGCTTGGATTTGACTATTACACGCATTTCACCTCGCCGATTCGCCGCTATCCCGATTTGATTGTGCATCGGTTGCTTTACGAATACGAGAACCGCCGCAAATCGCGCAAAAAAGTTCCTCAGAAACGCATCGCGGAGCTTCGCAGCAAAATCCCGCTTGTTTGCGAACAGGCCAGCGCGCAGGAGCAAAATGCCGCCGAAGCCGAACGCGATTCGATTAAGCTCAAACAAGTTGAATACATGGCGGGACATATTGGCGCAAAATTCAAAGGGATTATTTCCGGCGTCACAGAGTTCGGCATTTTTGTTCGCTTGGTGGATATTGGCTCGGAAGGGCTCGTGCATATCAAAAACTTGCTCGACGATTACTATGAGTTTGACCAAAAAACTTACTCGCTTGTCGGCAAAAGAACGCATCGCAGGTTGCAAATCGGCTCAAAATTAACAGTTCAAGTCATTGATGTCGACATGCGAAAAAGAACGATTGATTTAGAAATCATTAAAAATTAA